A genome region from Terriglobales bacterium includes the following:
- a CDS encoding PGPGW domain-containing protein, translating into MKAALKRALLLVVGWGFVLVGIAGLFLPVLQGVLMILIGLFILSSEYVWAHHLLEKMKARYPRLAGTLDQARHKSAEWMRRLFRREVAVEREK; encoded by the coding sequence ATGAAGGCCGCGCTGAAACGCGCCCTGCTGCTGGTGGTGGGCTGGGGCTTCGTGCTGGTGGGCATTGCTGGACTGTTCCTGCCCGTGCTGCAGGGCGTCCTGATGATCCTCATCGGACTGTTCATCCTTTCTTCCGAGTACGTCTGGGCGCACCACCTGCTGGAGAAGATGAAAGCGCGCTATCCCAGGCTGGCGGGAACGCTGGACCAGGCCAGGCATAAGAGCGCGGAGTGGATGCGCCGCCTCTTCCGCAGGGAAGTCGCAGTCGAGCGAGAAAAGTAA